The Malus sylvestris chromosome 12, drMalSylv7.2, whole genome shotgun sequence genome contains a region encoding:
- the LOC126592695 gene encoding auxin-induced protein 15A-like, translated as MSEFSLHMNMAPLMEQYSRRGMICNIGKPKKNGSHVKWRLAGGGEKKPPRDVPPGHLAVVVGEARRRFIVRAGFLNHPVLRQLLDRAYEEYGHDSPGPLAIPCDEFLFEDLVHSLGGRTISNQFSCPFMAF; from the coding sequence ATGTCTGAGTTCTCACTTCACATGAATATGGCCCCTCTCATGGAGCAATATTCTAGACGCGGCATGATCTGCAACATTGGGAAGCCGAAAAAGAATGGGTCGCATGTGAAGTGGAGGCTTGCCGGAGGTGGTGAAAAAAAGCCACCCCGGGATGTCCCTCCCGGTCACTTGGCTGTAGTAGTAGGGGAAGCTAGAAGAAGGTTCATTGTAAGAGCGGGTTTTCTGAACCACCCAGTTCTACGCCAACTGCTAGATCGAGCATATGAAGAGTATGGTCATGATAGCCCTGGCCCTTTAGCTATACCATGTGACGAGTTTCTGTTTGAAGATTTAGTTCACTCTCTTGGAGGTAGAACAATCAGCAATCAGTTCTCCTGCCCCTTCATGGCTTTCTGA